GTAAGGTGTTTGACATCCTATTAACTCATTGCTCATGTTCTCAAAATAACCATGGTGATGAGACCTGAAAGACAAGAATTAAGAACTAAACACAACGCTTTAATTTcacttaataaaatatttaaaattcagtttacCCTGTCACAGGCCAGTGCATAAATACATGCAGAATGAGTTTATATATACGCTTCACTTAAATACTAGAAGTATTGCTCCAAATGTTGATGTAGTCAAAAACTGTgtaaaaaagggggggaaaaaaaaaaccaaccaaactgCACTGAAGTGGCAGTATATCTAGTAACTAAATGCCAAAGCAGCTATAAATACTCCAGACAATTACTGATCTCACTACTGGAAAATCTTAACGTTAAGATTTTAACTTACGTAAGTGTAACGCTAGCACACAAGCCACCCGTTTTTGTGGGGGCTAGTTATGGGCAGTGTAACTCGCATGCTGAATCATCAGTAAGGCAGATTAGCTCAAGGCTCCAAGACATTTTTGTTCCTGCTCTGTGCAGAATAACTGATCAAAGATTAGTTTTAGACAAAGATGTTAGGCTTCCTTGTCAGTCTGCACAGGGAGCTTTCTACAGAGCCTTTGTGACGACCTTtaaagagggaggaagaaaaaaagaactgctCTGATAGAggttaaaaacaattaaaaacagatgaaagCAGGAAATGTGGGGCTAATAAACCTACTCATAACTCGCTGAAAGTTCACTTTAATTATGTGCTGATACAGTGCAAATCTGCAAGTTCTTTAGCCATAAGTTACATGGCAGAAAGCAAGAAGGCATACAGAAAAACATTCGGGCTCCCTCAATTCCAACCTTACATAACACCAAAATAGTAGTTTATCTGTTCTTAGGCAATCTAACTTTCTTGCAGGCTCAGATGACGTCAATATAGCAGCCTTTCAATGCAGAGAGCTTagctattttatatatatttaaaatattatgattaatataattttttatatatgtgtatgtatatatatgtatttatctAAGCTTAGACAATCAGTACTGCCACAACTGCTGTAGGCCTTAGCTTGGATTATCTAAATCATTGTAGAGTAGTAACAGAGGCTTCTGGAAGGTGCTACAGGACAGCCTACACCACTTGTACAGGGGCTTTCCGGCAATAAAGGGTTTGACTCATGTCTGTAAAGCAAATACTCCTCAACTGTCAAGTGTGCCCAGTTGGTTTCTTCTCAAGAGCAATCAGCTTTCTGCGAGAGTTGCACACAGAATGATCTTTCATGAACACTAAAACCGCTGCTACCAGAGGAACAGGTTAAGTTGTTGCAAGTGTATGAAGTCAAATGACTTAATACTACAGCTGGCACCAGCAGAAACTGAAGTAATCTCCAAAACTAGAGACAAACACCAAGCAAGGATTACTGCAAGGTCCTGATCTGAAAATACATCACCATCAGCTCAGGCAAAGAGCAACAAGTGAGTTTTCAAACCATTTCAGCAGACTGACTTGCAGGAGTCAATCAGTCAAGGGAGTGTGCGTGTTAACCATCAAGAACTTGCATCTTTTCCCATCACTACCTCACCTCTAGCTATCAGTTTGAAGCTGCCTAGCTCGTTTCCTTTAAATCCTCATTTCTGCCAGGTAGTGGGACAGGAGAACTGAGTTTAGTGTGACTGTTCTTCAAATCTGAAATAGTTACAGGAAAATAGTCATAACAAGTAAAATGTGCAACTTCTCTACGTTTGCTAATTGAGGAGCAAGTTACACATCAGGAAGAACTGTGGATGGTagtggtctcttagggtttacAACAACTTATTTCCACACATTTCAACTGCTTATCAGGCAGGTAGTGAATGGAGCCTTTCAGGCCAGCTCACCTGGGTTGGAGAgagtaacaaaacaaaagagatcTAGGTTCTGCAGGAGAGTAACTCTCTGTTTCAACATAAGAATAAGAAAGAGCACATTCCATTCAGTGTTGTTGGCAGATGACTACAGTTGGCCAGTCATCAAATGAAGGTGAAATTAACATGTAGGGGCCTGTATATAATACCAACTAAACTCTAGTCTAAAACACTTACGATAACTGATTTACCCTGATGTCACTATGGCTGCAAGTTAAAATATAAGTGGAGATGTAAACCAGAATGTAATGTGGTGCTTTGTCTCCATCAAGTTTCCTGGAGCCACTGGCAAACACAGAAGTTTCCCAAATCACAGAAGTTgcaagaaaacatttacaaaatccCAAATACTTACCTAAAACATAAGCAGCTACTAACTTTTGATTCACACTTAAGTGGAGGTAGAGAGGCACCAGGGATTCCATTTCCCCCAACGTAGGTAGCATTAGTGCTGCAATACACACTATTCCTAGGAAGACTGTTAGTAAACTAGGTCCCGACGAggcagttctgttttctgaaaaacaagacaGTACCAACTGTAAGGAACACCTAACCAATAGAAGTGTTATAGATTCTGCAAAAATACTTGCAGTGCAATGGAGCTGCAATAtcctcagattttctttttcctttggagtTTGGAGGGGGTGGAAAACAACTCTTCAAGCCACCCTTCTGAAGCTTCTGCCTTTTGCAGTGGAGAAGGCTGCTGCCTGGTGTGATGCTGGGAATTGTTTTTACGTGACTTCCCAAACCTCTCCCTTCTGGGGGAACAGAGCCAGCCAGGCCCAGCAGCTATACAGACACACTCATGACAGCTGGATGTTTCAGCTGCACTTCAGGTTTCACCATGCGGCCTGACTCCACTCCTTGATATTTCCCTTCAGTGATTAGTAATCAATTGGGAAAGAGCACCTAAAGAGCTGCACAGGCAGACAACTGCTTACGCCTCCAGAACAAAACTTGGCTATAGCAAGAGCACAGGTTCTTGGGCCAGATGAGTTCCCCTCATTTCTTTAGAGGATTTAAGGGCTGCACCTGCCAGAACCAGTTTACATGCCACAAATCAGTAATATttgaattttactttaaaaactcTGAGAACGAACCACTTTGACAGTCAAGTATCACCAAAATAAGGAATTGCAAACTACAGATGAACTGTCCTTCATGCTTTTTATCGCACTGCAGTTTAATAGCTGGAACCTGCTCAAAGGCACACTGTAATCTTTGAAAAGAGCTGTTAACATGGTAGTTGAATACCTCTAACCAAATTCTTAAGACCCACTGGAAATTAGCCAATGTTCTTACAAAGTTTTTCTATCCTCAGTGACTAGCAATATGTGTCCTATTTCAATTCCataaatctgttatttttagGCTGCAGGTTATATGCAAAGACTGTAGTTGCtttgtttactgtttttctgtaaGCAAGCAATACAGTGTAGTCAACAAGGTTTTAAGCAGAGAAATAGCATCTGGATGAAGACCAGTATCAGATTGTTCAGGACAGTTCAAACCCTCTTACCGGAACAACTATCATAGTACATTTTGTTCCCTGAACCCAGAGATCTTTGTAGGTTTGCTTTAACCATGTAGCCTAGTAATACCTGTTCttgagggtttggggttttttttttttagtaaaaggTGTTTCACCAGTCAACAAACTATGTATAAACATAGTGAAACAGTTTGGCTTTAACAGGAGGAACGCTCTCAAGCAGTTTCATCTATTTTCTGGAACTGATTTTGTTCTtgtcatgaaaaataaaacagcgGCAAGAATATTACAGTATAAATCAGTAGAAGTAACAAGAACGTAGACTGTCAAGTCAAGAATTAGTTTACATTCAGTTCTGGTAAAACTTGGTATTTTTTGTATCTCCCTCTACCACTTCAGTTTAACAATTTGATCCAGGTTTTCCCCAAGACTGTTGATTCACTTCCTCACATATGAAAGATGCAAAGAGTTTTCAGCTAGCGACTGTGCTTTTCTGTACTTGTGAGACAGACAAAGGAGATGGCTCAGAACAAGGAGCACTTTAGAAGATGTTTTGGCACTATTTCCTGCTCATCAGGAAATGGAGGATTAAGGGTTTGGAACAAACTCAGAAGGGGCATATGTTCTGAAAAaacccaggggaaaaaataactacCAACCTTTTGCAGATAAATTCGCACTGGCTGTAACAGAACTTCTGCACCAGAGGAACAGAGGAGGTACTCTCCAAGGTATGACATGTAAACACGGGGCAGCAAAGGGTCTTAATTAATCAAGCCAGCATAAGCAGCACAGCCATAGTTTGGGTTCTTGGGATCCCCCAGTGATAAAGACAGCAGTCTTACAgctaagtaaaaataattattttacagtttattttaatctaGTCTTTCTAGTCACTTGAGCTGTTCATAACCGATTCAGAAGACAGGAGGGGTAAAAGATTTCAGCTACCTGGTTGACACAAAGTCTGCTCGAAAAAGACACTTTCAGCCAGGTGTTCTTTTATTcgtttttcctcctcttccttttgttgttgctgttcctTTGCAGACGGAAGTAGAGTAGCAATAATCTCCTTTTTCCCTAATGCCTTCCTCTGGCTCTGCTCAGACACTTGTAGACGGAATTTATCTATCACACCATAGTAAGAAGCCCGAACATCTCTGTGACGAATCacactgcagaggaaaacagcattttcaaacaGAGGAACTAACAAGAAGCATGTCTCCTATGGATTTACATCCTGCAGCCCAATGTTTCCCCTCTGACCCCCCACCCAGACAGACTGCGACAGTCCAGATCCCCATTACCTCCTCCATCACTCAATGTTCTTTAAGATTTggtcttgctttctttctttctccctcctccctccttaCGTCTGTTCTGGTTCCCAAATCTATATTCTCCAATTGGCTGGCCAAAAAGAACAGTTAATTCTTTACCTCAGGCACACCTTTGCCTTG
The genomic region above belongs to Falco peregrinus isolate bFalPer1 chromosome 13, bFalPer1.pri, whole genome shotgun sequence and contains:
- the MOSPD1 gene encoding motile sperm domain-containing protein 1 isoform X2, whose translation is MQQQKRQPELVEGNLPVFVFPTELIFYADDQSTHKQVLTLYNPYEFALKFKVLCTTPNKYAVVDATGAVKPQCCVDIVIRHRDVRASYYGVIDKFRLQVSEQSQRKALGKKEIIATLLPSAKEQQQQKEEEEKRIKEHLAESVFFEQTLCQPENRTASSGPSLLTVFLGIVCIAALMLPTLGEMESLVPLYLHLSVNQKLVAAYVLGLITMVILRT
- the MOSPD1 gene encoding motile sperm domain-containing protein 1 isoform X1; the protein is MQQQKRQPELVEGNLPVFVFPTELIFYADDQSTHKQVLTLYNPYEFALKFKVLCTTPNKYAVVDATGAVKPQCCVDIVIRHRDVRASYYGVIDKFRLQVSEQSQRKALGKKEIIATLLPSAKEQQQQKEEEEKRIKEHLAESVFFEQTLCQPENRTASSGPSLLTVFLGIVCIAALMLPTLGEMESLVPLYLHLSVNQKLVAAYVLDLKNSHTKLSSPVPLPGRNEDLKETS